In the Flavobacterium acetivorans genome, one interval contains:
- a CDS encoding erythromycin esterase family protein: MRIFISAITYFILFQTYAQDDKAVSWINENAIKIEDANPDTNLTIFNNNIPQKFADAKIFGFGETTHQGKEFFDIKAKFFKYLVETQNIKVFIMEDSYTSEAGINEWISGGKGNAETIANNFSIGFWYCKEVVNLLEWMRNYNLNKTKDEQIRFYGMDIQNVKKINQEIRSLVKKYNIPVSEELLLVVDNCVEKKVEYGVSTDWAEIQTPKLNEIESILLDFRKAIKNENIDEFNSAIRALNYLSQYTYYVQNYSSKVRDLKMFENAKWIIENKSKNGKAFIWAHNAHIDYKGFDNPGRRNSVDNLGKHLKEYYKNDYYSVGFDFGTGTQAGYFSNKGEKPSWNKVELDRPYSKTYAETLIEAKDEIYFIDMSKALDGSSSNFFKKKSKQIFAGGGGFNPSKKHLYQKKFSEMFDGLIFVKNITLPTNNWFAK, encoded by the coding sequence ATGAGAATATTTATTTCAGCTATTACATATTTTATATTATTTCAAACATACGCTCAAGATGATAAAGCTGTAAGTTGGATTAATGAAAATGCAATTAAAATTGAAGATGCAAATCCAGATACGAACCTTACAATATTCAATAATAACATCCCTCAAAAGTTTGCTGATGCAAAAATTTTCGGATTCGGAGAAACTACTCATCAAGGGAAAGAATTTTTCGATATAAAGGCTAAATTCTTCAAATATTTGGTTGAAACCCAAAATATCAAAGTGTTTATTATGGAGGATTCATACACTTCTGAAGCTGGAATAAACGAATGGATTAGTGGTGGGAAAGGAAATGCAGAAACTATTGCTAACAATTTTAGCATCGGATTTTGGTATTGCAAAGAAGTGGTCAATCTTTTGGAATGGATGAGAAATTATAACCTTAATAAAACTAAGGACGAGCAAATTCGCTTTTATGGTATGGACATTCAAAACGTAAAAAAAATCAATCAGGAAATACGAAGTTTAGTAAAAAAATATAATATTCCTGTAAGCGAAGAACTTCTTTTAGTAGTTGACAATTGTGTAGAAAAAAAAGTGGAATACGGTGTGTCAACAGATTGGGCAGAAATTCAAACTCCAAAGCTAAATGAAATTGAGAGTATTTTACTTGATTTTAGAAAAGCTATCAAAAACGAGAATATTGATGAGTTCAATTCAGCAATCAGAGCCTTGAATTATTTATCACAATATACCTACTACGTACAAAATTATTCTAGTAAAGTTAGAGATTTGAAAATGTTTGAAAATGCTAAATGGATAATAGAAAATAAATCAAAAAATGGGAAAGCTTTTATTTGGGCTCATAATGCACATATTGATTATAAAGGATTTGATAATCCTGGGAGACGAAACAGTGTTGATAATTTAGGAAAACATTTGAAAGAATATTATAAAAACGATTACTATAGTGTTGGGTTTGATTTTGGCACAGGTACACAAGCTGGTTATTTTTCCAACAAGGGCGAAAAGCCTAGTTGGAATAAAGTTGAATTAGATAGACCATATTCCAAAACTTATGCCGAAACACTTATTGAAGCAAAGGACGAAATTTACTTTATTGATATGTCTAAAGCTTTAGATGGTAGTTCCTCTAATTTCTTCAAAAAGAAATCTAAACAAATATTTGCAGGTGGCGGAGGTTTCAATCCAAGTAAAAAACATTTGTATCAAAAAAAGTTTTCAGAAATGTTTGATGGATTAATCTTTGTAAAAAATATTACACTTCCTACTAATAATTGGTTTGCCAAATAA
- a CDS encoding HNH endonuclease, whose amino-acid sequence MSNRILIPYNFTILETSIIAQYFSSHSDWTKPVFDPIKVNIISHLRTQQNNRCCYCKYQLGFDIKQVDIEHIVPKSEYEIFTFKAINLALSCPACNTKKSTKPVLNSSIVNYPLNGTNFKIIHAHYDDYSNHIDIFNDCVFVAKTSKGSETITFCELFRLSTVEQRAKAYQKTSPTYLEQLVGDLKNGNPQIKKELIDIIKDAIR is encoded by the coding sequence ATGAGTAATAGAATTTTAATCCCATATAATTTCACAATATTAGAGACATCAATAATTGCTCAATATTTTAGTAGTCATTCTGATTGGACAAAACCAGTATTTGATCCAATAAAAGTTAATATTATTTCTCATTTGAGAACACAGCAAAATAATAGGTGTTGCTATTGTAAATATCAACTTGGTTTTGACATTAAACAAGTAGACATAGAACATATCGTTCCAAAGTCAGAATATGAAATTTTTACTTTTAAAGCTATAAACTTGGCATTAAGTTGTCCTGCTTGCAACACTAAGAAAAGTACTAAACCAGTTTTAAACAGTAGTATTGTAAATTATCCTTTGAACGGCACAAATTTTAAGATAATTCACGCTCATTATGACGACTATTCAAATCATATTGATATTTTCAATGATTGTGTATTCGTAGCAAAAACATCAAAAGGAAGTGAAACTATAACTTTTTGTGAATTATTTCGATTAAGTACAGTGGAGCAAAGAGCTAAAGCTTACCAAAAGACAAGTCCAACCTACCTAGAACAACTAGTTGGAGATTTAAAAAATGGAAATCCTCAAATTAAAAAAGAATTGATTGATATAATAAAAGATGCAATACGTTAA